The Magnolia sinica isolate HGM2019 chromosome 9, MsV1, whole genome shotgun sequence genome contains a region encoding:
- the LOC131255255 gene encoding uncharacterized protein LOC131255255 produces the protein MLPLSNASVGGKVWLFYNSACTIDLVDSSAQMLSISVSAWGNPAKLISAIYAKCSRVTCRLLWDQLATIASNSTLPWLVAGDFNVVLAPAEHRRSGPFDSRSAAEFAEGLEKANLMDADFTGNIFTWCNNQSGQARNWARLDRACCDSAWIDLFPIFQVKLLPRLNSDHTPMLFSFPAASSPSSRSFRFQRMWLKHASFLDLIASSWKADIVGDRLFTLHSKLKNVKSALRM, from the coding sequence ATGCTTCCCCTCTCCAATGCCTCGGTAGGGGGCAAAGTGTGGTTGTTCTATAATTCAGCCTGCACCATTGATCTGGTTGATAGCTCGGCCCAAATGCTATCAATCTCGGTCTCAGCCTGGGGTAATCCCGCGAAGTTGATTTCAGCTATCTACGCCAAGTGTTCGAGAGTGACGTGCAGACTTCTCTGGGATCAACTAGCCACCATTGCCTCAAATTCCACTTTGCCATGGCTGGTTGCAGGTGATTTTAATGTTGTCCTTGCTCCTGCTGAGCATAGAAGATCAGGCCCATTCGACTCTAGGAGCGCTGCTGAATTTGCTGAGGGGCTGGAAAAGGCTAATCTGATGGATGCCGACTTTACGGGGAATATTTTCACTTGGTGCAACAATCAGAGCGGTCAAGCTAGGAATTGGGCAAGGCTCGACAGGGCCTGTTGTGATTCTGCTTGGATCGACTTGTTCCCAATTTTCCAGGTTAAGCTCTTGCCTAGGCTTAATTCAGATCACACCCCAATGCTCTTCTCTTTCCCAGCTGCGTCCTCTCCTTCTTCGAGGTCTTTTAGGTTCCAAAGGATGTGGTTGAAACATGCATCTTTCCTCGACCTTATTGCGTCCTCCTGGAAAGCAGACATAGTGGGGGATCGGCTCTTCACCTTGCATAGCAAGCTGAAAAACGTGAAATCAGCGTTAAGGATGTGA
- the LOC131255254 gene encoding receptor like protein 22-like, with the protein MDLLRLSSLTNKSFPFRIFFSILPSLFSFLLLSSLLFPFSFVFSSANNSNALSIQHQCIEDHFSALLHLKQGFYFYNTTTLSSWNPDNRDCCSWEGITCDGATGLVTSLDLSELHIFGRIDFVSLFRLQSLQRLNLAYNDFDPSPIPSGFEQLTSLTHLNLSWLQFYGQIPLEISRLTTLVSLDLSYNGYDIDSYFENLKLKNPNIGAFVQNLSSLRELHLSWANISVQGSEWGLALSSALPLLRKLSLRECGLSGPIHSSLSNLHFLSELDLTGNNLSSVVPNFIGNLSSLTSLVLSDCELNGKIPESIFRLPNLQTLDVGYNPLLIGEIPPNNTLRELSLSDTGFCSNLRDSFTNSKLLTMIQLSHCKLAGQFPSWLVKLEKLMHLDLSDNGFSGPLPPWLVKLEKLVYLDLSYNGFGGPLPSWLVKLDKLMHLDLSNNGFSGPIPSSYGNKFQNLQWLSVYDNLLSGTIPSSLFSLPSLQVLYLLYNQLSGQLGQFQYTSSSVLHIIDLSNNSLNGTIPSSLFSLPSLQELYLQDNQFSGQLGEFHNPSSSLLKLIKLDNNMLEGSIPMSIFELTKLQYLFLSSNNFSGDVDLGLFQNLKNLRLLDLSDNNFSVHDGRSNSTSMSFPHIQYLSLRSCNISKFPNILRNQESMRSIDLSKNNINGEIPKWLWKLGNSTLFYLNLSHNAFKGLEQSFSYLSLSSLQYLDLSFNKLKGSIPIPPPSSIFFSLSSNRFSGEVSSFICNCTSLQVLDLSHNRFNNSIPPCLGQITDALVVLNLGGNAFHGPLLQTFKEECTLETLDLNGNQLEGQVPSSLARCKKLEVLNLGNNQIHDTFPFWIENLSQLHILILGSNKFHGTIGHPQADHTLPLLQIFDLSNNSFTGKLSSNMFRSWKAMMETKSQSQFLSKIFDNGYYQDKVTIVSKGLEMELVKILTAFTVVDLSNNQFHGDIPESVGNLKSLVVLNMSYNHFTGRIPVSFGNIKALESLDLSHNNVSGEIPWQLTKLNFLAVLDLSQNLLTGSIPQGQQFNTFTNKSFLGNSGLCGIPLSKKCEHIEAHASPPVAQSESKYDWRSMWIGFGVGYGVGMGILFWTLALWTNGTREFTIFIDKVLMLIFPCEAFILMHRY; encoded by the coding sequence ATGGATCTCCTCCGCCTCTCCTCTCTTACTAATAAATCCTTTCCATTTCGAATCTTCTTCTCCATTCTCCCTTCCTTATTTAGCTTTCTCTTATTGTCTTCCCTccttttccctttctcttttgtCTTTTCCAGTGCCAATAACAGTAATGCCTTGTCAATCCAACACCAATGCATTGAAGACCATTTCTCTGCTTTGCTCCACTTGAAACAGGGCTTTTACTTCTACAACACCACTACACTCTCCTCGTGGAATCCTGATAATAGGGATTGCTGCTCTTGGGAAGGCATCACCTGCGATGGTGCCACTGGTCTCGTGACCAGTCTCGACCTCAGCGAGCTCCATATCTTCGGTCGGATTGATTTTGTAAGCCTCTTTCGTCTTCAGAGCCTGCAGAGGCTCAACCTCGCTTACAATGACTTTGATCCCTCTCCAATCCCATCTGGGTTTGAGCAGCTCACCAgtttgacccatctcaacctctcttGGTTGCAATTTTATGGCCAAATCCCGCTGGAAATCTCCCGCTTGACCACTTTGGTGTCACTCGATCTATCTTACAATGGATATGATATTGATTCATACTTTGAGAATCTGAAACTCAAAAACCCAAACATTGGAGCATTCGTCCAAAATCTCTCGAGTCTGAGAGAACTCCATCTCAGTTGGGCAAACATCTCAGTTCAGGGTAGTGAGTGGGGCTTGGCCTTATCCTCGGCACTCCCTCTTCTCCGCAAGTTGAGCTTGAGAGAATGTGGTCTTTCAGGCCCCATCCATTCTTCCCTTTCCAACCTCCATTTCCTATCTGAACTTGACCTCACTGGAAACAATCTCTCTTCAGTGGTACCTAACTTCATAGGGAACTTGTCTTCTTTAACGTCACTAGTTCTCAGTGATTGTGAATTGAATGGAAAAATTCCAGAGAGTATTTTCAGGCTGCCGAACCTACAAACCCTGGATGTAGGATACAATCCACTTCTGATAGGTGAAATCCCTCCAAACAATACTCTCCGGGAGTTGTCCCTATCCGACACCGGATTTTGTAGCAACCTACGGGATTCATTCACTAATTCCAAACTGCTGACAATGATCCAGCTTAGCCATTGCAAACTAGCTGGCCAATTTCCATCATGGCTTGTGAAGCTCGAGAAACTCATGCATTTGGATCTTTCAGACAATGGTTTCAGCGGACCATTGCCACCATGGCTTGTGAAGCTCGAGAAACTTGTGTATTTGGATCTTTCATACAATGGTTTCGGCGGACCATTGCCATCATGGCTTGTGAAGCTGGACAAACTCATGCATTTGGATCTTTCAAACAATGGGTTCAGTGGTCCAATCCCTTCTTCCTATGGCAACAAGTTTCAAAATCTTCAATGGCTCAGCGTTTACGACAATTTACTTAGTGGGACCAtcccatcatcattgttttcactcCCATCATTACAAGTGTTGTATCTTCTATATAATCAATTGAGTGGTCAACTTGGCCAGTTCCAATACACATCCTCTTCAGTGCTACATATCATTGATTTGTCCAACAATTCACTCAATGggaccattccatcatcattgttttcactcCCATCATTACAAGAGCTGTATCTTCAAGATAACCAATTTAGTGGTCAACTTGGTGAGTTCCACAACCCATCCTCTTCTCTGCTAAAGTTAATCAAATTGGATAACAACATGTTGGAGGGGTCTATTCCGATGTCCATCTTTGAACTCACAAAGCTTCAATACCTCTttctttcatcaaacaatttcagtGGTGATGTGGACCTTGGCTTATTCCAAAACCTTAAGAACCTCCGGCTCCTGGATCTTTCAGATAACAACTTTTCAGTCCATGATGGCAGAAGCAATTCAACCTCCATGTCCTTCCCCCATATTCAATATTTGTCCTTGAGATCTTGTAACATTTCTAAATTTCCAAATATCTTGAGAAACCAAGAATCTATGCGTTCCATAGACCTTTCCAAAAACAACATCAATGGGGAAATACCAAAGTGGCTATGGAAGTTGGGAAACAGTACTTTATTTTACTTGAATCTTTCTCACAATGCTTTTAAGGGATTAGAGCAATCATTTTCCTATCTTTCTTTAAGCTCGTTGCAATATCTTGACCTAAGCTTTAACAAGCTAAAAGGCTCAATTCCAATCCCtcctccatcttccattttcttttcactTTCAAGCAATCGTTTTAGTGGAGAAGTTTCCTCATTTATTTGCAATTGCACTTCCTTACAAGTCCTTGATCTGTCTCACAACCGCTTCAATAATTCTATTCCACCATGTTTGGGTCAAATCACTGATGCCCTCGTTGTGTTGAATCTTGGAGGAAATGCATTTCATGGCCCGTTGCTTCAAACATTTAAAGAGGAGTGCACTCTAGAGACACTTGATCTCAATGGAAATCAATTGGAAGGACAGGTACCAAGTTCTTTGGCCAGGTGCAAGAAGCTAGAGGTGTTAAACCTTGGAAACAATCAAATACATGACACCTTCCCTTTCTGGATAGAAAATCTCTCCCAGTTGCACATTCTCATCTTAGGATCCAACAAATTTCATGGCACCATTGGGCACCCCCAAGCAGATCATACACTTCCACTATTACAAATCTTTGATCTCTCTAACAATAGCTTCACAGGTAAGTTGTCATCAAATATGTTTAGGAGCTGGAAAGCAATGATGGAGACCAAATCTCAATCTCAATTTCTTAGCAAAATATTTGACAATGGATACTATCAAGATAAAGTGACCATAGTGAGTAAAGGGCTAGAAATGGAGCTGGTAAAGATCCTTACTGCCTTTACGGTAGTGGATCTCTCAAATAACCAATTTCATGGGGACATTCCAGAATCGGTTGGGAATTTAAAGTCATTGGTTGTGCTTAATATGTCCTATAACCATTTCACAGGCCGAATTCCAGTATCATTCGGAAACATTAAAGCTCTTGAGTCATTAGATCTGTCACATAATAATGTATCAGGAGAGATCCCTTGGCAGCTGACAAAGCTAAACTTCCTTGCCGTGTTGGATCTTTCGCAAAATCTCCTCACTGGAAGCATACCACAAGGTCAGCAATTCAATACATTCACGAATAAATCTTTTCTTGGGAACTCGGGATTATGTGGCATTCCACTGTCAAAGAAATGTGAACACATTGAGGCACATGCATCACCACCAGTGGCACAATCAGAAAGCAAATATGACTGGAGATCCATGTGGATTGGCTTTGGAGTTGGATATGGAGTGGGAATGGGAATCCTTTTTTGGACTCTAGCACTTTGGACAAATGGAACGAGAGAATTCACTATATTTATTGATAAAGTGCTTATGTTGATTTTTCCATGTGAGGCATTTATTCTAATGCATCGATACTGA